A genomic segment from Cryptococcus tetragattii IND107 chromosome 9, whole genome shotgun sequence encodes:
- a CDS encoding homoaconitase, mitochondrial produces MVAIPRLARLSAPAWALGARGRFYATVSTPQTLVEKIVQKYAVGLSEGVKVRAGDYVMIKPEHVMTHDNTGPVISKFLSLSCSKLDNPRQPVFALDHDVQNQSETNQKKYKKIQAFAKEHGVDFYPAGRGIGHQIIVEEGYAWPGKMVVASDSHSNHYGGVGCLGTAIVRTDAAGIWATGKFWWQIPRIVSVSLDGRLSPGVTGKDVIVALAGLFNKDEVLNAAIEFTGSGVEHLSIDERLTIANMTTEWGAVAGVFPVDDKLKVWYQGIIRKAELRKFISPTVPSTAGAEIHPRLNASRLDDAMTNKVVADPGAHYAARLSLDLSTLVPHVSGPNSVKVATALPKLLDPPIPINKAYLVSCTNSRASDIASAAQVLRGKKVAPGVEFYIAAASSRVQEDAEAAGDWQTLIDAGAKTLPAGCGPCIGLGVGLLEKGEVGISATNRNYKGRMGSPDAIAYLASPAVVAASAAKGVICGPDSMDLNQLPQYEQPKFSIIEEDAAGEEKPVEIDEASLEPLLEGFPAYFEGPLLFTPQDNLTTDGMYPGKYTYQDDITPERQAEVVMENYDPTFAATARELRTTLPTVSSPSTLPGAILLSGYNFGTGSSREQAATAIKNAGIPLVICGSFGDIFKRNSINNGLILIESPSLIKDMTERFAKDGVRNQGGKDGKLTVVPEGWRIKVDSQRGLVTVCMGEEGEKTYPAAKVGRSVQELWVNGGLEGFIRASL; encoded by the exons ATGGTCGCAATCCCACGACTCGCAAGGCTCTCAGCCCCAGCATGGGCCCTTGGTGCAAGAGGCAGGTTCTACGCAACAGTCTCCACCCCCCAGACACTCGTCGAAAAAATTGTCCAAAAGTACGCGGTCGGTCTCTCAGAGGGTGTTAAAGTTCGTGCCGGGGACTATGTCATGATCAAGCCAGAACATGT TATGACCCACGACAACACTGGTCCCGTCATCTCCAAgttcctctctctctcctgcTCTAAGCTTGACAACCCTAGACAACCCGTTTTTGCCCTTGATCACGACGTGCAAAACCAGTCTGAAACCAATCAGAAGAAGTATAAGAAGATTCAGGCTTTCGCCAAGGAGCATGGTGTTGACTTTTACCCTGCTGGTCGAGGTATCGGTCACCAGATCATCGTCGAGGAGGGTTACGCCTGGCCAGGAAAGATGGTGGTTGCAAGTGATAGTCACTCTAACCATTACGGTGGTGTCGGATGTTTGGGTACTGCTATTGTCAGGACTGATGCTGC TGGTATCTGGGCTACAGGCAAGTTCTGGTGGCAGATCCCTCGCATCGTCTCCGTTTCTCTCGACGGCCGATTATCTCCTGGTGTGACCGGCAAGGACGTTATCGTTGCTCTCGCTGGTCTTTTCAACAAAGATGAAGTCCTCAATGCGGCTATCGAATTTACCGGTTCTGGCGTCGAGCACTTATCCATTGACGAACGTCTCACTATTGCCAACATGACTACTGAATGGGGGGCTGTTGCTGGTGTGTTCCCCGTTGACGACAAGCTCAAAGTGTGGTACCAGGGCATCATCCGAAAAGCGGAGTTACGAAAGTTCATCAGCCCCACCGTCCCTTCTACAGCCGGCGCTGAGATCCACCCTCGTCTCAATGCTTCCCGCCTCGATGACGCCATGACCAACAAGGTCGTCGCTGACCCCGGAGCCCATTACGCTGCCCGCCTTTCACTCGACCTCTCCACTCTCGTCCCTCACGTCTCCGGTCCCAACTCTGTCAAGGTTGCCACCGCTCTCCCGAAGCTTCTTGACCCTCCCATCCCAATCAACAAGGCGTACCTTGTCTCATGTACGAACTCTCGAGCGTCTGATATTGCTTCTGCCGCTCAAGTTTtgcgaggaaagaaggttgCCCCTGGTGTTGAGTTTTACATAGCTGCTGCTTCTAGCCGGGTCCAGGAAGATGCCGAAGCTGCTGGTGACTGGCAAACTCTGATTGACGCTGGCGCCAAAACTCTCCCTGCCGGTTGCGGTCCTTGTATCGGTCTTGGTGTCGGTCTTCTTGAGAAGGGTGAGGTGGGTATCAGTGCCACCAACAGAAACTACAAGGGTCGAATGGGTAGCCCGGACGCTATTGCCTACCTTGCTTCCCCTGCTGTCGTCgctgcttctgctgccAAGGGTGTCATTTGCGGTCCCGACTCTATGGATCTCAACCAGCTTCCTCAATACGAACAGCCCAAGTTCTCTATCatcgaggaggatgctGCTGGCGAGGAGAAGCCTGTTGAGATTGACGAGGCCTCTCTTGAACCCTTGCTTGAAGGTTTCCCTGCTTACTTTGAGggccctcttctctttacCCCTCAAGATAACTTGACAACCGACGGAATGTACCCCGGAAAGTACACTTACCAGGATGACATTACGCCTGAGCGACAAGCCGAAGTTGTCATGG AAAACTATGACCCTACTTTTGCTGCTACAGCGCGAGAGCTCCGTACCACGCTCCCCACtgtctcttccccttccactcTTCCCGGTGctattcttctttctggtTACAACTTCGGTACCGGTTCATCTCGTGAACAAGCTGCTACGGCCATCAAGAACGCCGGTATCCCTCTCGTTATCTGCGGTTCTTTCGGTGACATTTTCAAGAGAAACTCGATCAACAACGGTCTAATTCTCATCGAGTCTCCTAGCTTGATTAAGGACATGACTGAGAGGTTCGCCAAGGACGGAGTGAGGAACCAGGGGGGCAAGGATGGCAAGTTAACCGTCGTTCCCGAGGGCTGGAGAATCAAGGTGGATTCTCAAAGGGGCTTGGTGACTGTTTGCATgggtgaggaaggggagaaaaCCTATCCTGCCGCCAAGGTTGGTAGGAGTGTGCAAGAATTATGGGTCAACGGCGGTTTGGAGGGTTTCATTAGGGCTTCATTGTAA